cagaatttGTATCTATTTAAATATATCACTGCATATTCTGTGTTGCTGTAAGGAGTATGACTGGCCTGTTTCATAACAGACCTGCTACAAATtgcaaaagacatttttaaaacacagagtGTTTGTGTTTAGGTCAGGTATTTTACAGAGGAGCAGAAGATGCTCTAGTTTTGCTCCCAGGAAGGCAACTAAGCAAGCATTACTCAGCACACTGTTCCTGCCAAGTGCTTTGGTTCCAAGGATCGTGCTTGGTCCCTTGGACAAATGTGATGTcacaaaagggaaaagcaaGTACACATTAAGGATTTGTTTCATTTCCGATTTAACCACTTTTATTTCAGACATGCTACCTACAGACACGCTGGGGACTTGGTATCTCACTGGATGTTTTATGCAGTAGTGATATGAAGTAGCCCAAgttaaaatgctgtttaaaaaacaGTCTTCTGTAAGAAatacaaaggaaagaaataatatttttagaaaatttaCAGACTAAACCCACCTATGTATTGCCAAAAATCAGACACAGATGCCTGGCTAGTCCCTAGCTCAGAATCAACATGCTGCAAGTGGGAAATATATTCATACAATATATTCACACAGTAGCTAGTGAAGAGCAATTAGCTCCTTTTACACTTAAAACCAAGGAGATCATCTATTTGCCAGGAACACAAAAGCAACCATTTTGTTCTTCTCTAAGGAGGTAACACTAGCATTTGACATAAGATGAAAAACttaatttacaaatattttattactctttgccttatttttctattaaaataagGGAAAATACAGTTCCAGCAAAACTGCAGTAACATTAAACTacacagcaaaacatttttgaaagagCTCTGTGGCTTTTGCTGAAATACCAATGCCCTGGGGAAACAAGGTGTGCTACTCATGTACAGGGGATGCAACCCTTAAAACTAGTATGCACCAGTTGTTattaattccaatttttttgtttttatttttgcaggaCATTAGGAGTTCGAGGAAAGCTTTCAAAGGGGAGTTTTCTGGGAAGGAATTCAtatttttgtgggggttttttataaTGAAGAAAACCATCTGAATTGCCTGATGTTTCTGTGGTAAAGTAACTTGCATTCTTGCAGCACAGGAGGAATTCTTTTACTGCATTACAAATTTGGAAGGAGCATTAAAAAGTGAGAGTTGGAAAACGTTTCTCTGAAAGAGGTGTGGATGTATCAGGATGTAGCTACTGTACAAAGGTCATACTTGGATAATTCTGGATAGGAAAAGCATCCCTTTCCTGACCTGAAGAGGCTGCAGTCCTCAGCATAATGAATGGTTTCTATCACGCGGCACTGCAGTTCCCTCCTCTGACTACTACGCTGCACAGAAGAGTTTGTAAGAGTTACAAAGAAAGTAATTCCTGCTAAAGGcattaaaggaaacaaaagaggCTCTTCATTCACAGACTTTACATGAGGACTAAAATAGAAGGAAGCTGAAGCTTTTCTACACTGGGGCCTGGTGTGCTTATGTACCATGATAAATCTTGGTTGGAATGCTCATTGAGTATCGTGCCAGGAGCCAGgaaacaccaccaccaccaaggAGCATCTGAGTAAACACCATCAAGAGAAAACTGCTTCATGGAGTAAACCATAAGAGTGACTGGGCAGAAAGACATCCCTTCACTGGATATCCTCAAGCACAAAATTTACTCATACCTTTAAATACGGTAGGATCAATAtaaattcattttccttttcatgccTCTGAGAATAAAGTTCAATTAATATATGAACCCGTAAGAGAAAAGGTCATGACACTGCTTAATGCATAGGTCATCTTGCAGGAGTTCTCACAACCCTAATTACAATGGTAATTGAATTATGTTGTCTTAAAAGCTATAAAAATGCTAAATACCTGAGCTCAGTGTACAAACACACTACCAATGCAAAGTACAATCTCAGTCTCAAGAGTTAATTTCTACTATGCTAGTAATAAGAGGGGAAAACGTGGTTAAACCTGCCAAATAGACTCTTATGAGTGTGCTACTTAGTAAGACGACTTTTGAGAATGACAAATATTTAAACATGAAATTAAGCAtgtaatgaaatatttcatcCAGTGAGCTAGAAAGCCATAGCTCTACCAGCTACCTGCCAGTTGTAACATTCACCTTTCTGAGCAGTCACTTAAGCttgaaaaccaagaaaaatagTCTACAGTGTTTTTGAGTTACACACTGTGAAGCTGAGCACTGGGGAAGACTTGGGAAAATATCTTCACTGGCCCTCACTTTTATCTGCATTTTATGCTTTgcttttagggctttttttgAACTTCTGAAATAGCTACCACTAGACTTGTGGGTTTGGTAAGGGTTTTATAGTTCACTTAAGGGCTCCTGAGGAAGTTAGCTGGCTTAGGAATTACTTCTTATCTTTCAGATATAGAATGATTTACTTGAACTCTGGTGTGACTTCTGTTCCGTTCTTATCTGGTATCTGTGAACAAAGATTGTCAGTACACATGAAATAGGAAGGAATCCTTAGAAAGAGTCTTGTTGCTTAAGCAAAATAATTCACAGATCAGGCATACTTGATTATATTATTTTCAATCACTATGCAGAATAACCTATTTAGTTAATTGAATGAGTACAAGAAGTAGAATTATTGATGTAAGGAAAAGAGAGTAAAATGCACCTACGCACTTGAATTTTGGCTTAATGTGTGTTTCAGATGTCTTCTgtaatgttgattttttttattgcgGTTTCTTCACTGATGATCTggataattttgtttgtttggtttttttagatTGTTGAAGATCAGAACTGTATAGAAATCTCATCATTCCTGACCATGATTAGTGTTACCTGGAGCATCTTCCTAGTTTGGACTAAAATAGGGCTGTTACTTGACATGGCACCTTATTCTGTTAGTGCCAAATCATGCCCTTCAGTGTGTCGCTGTGATGTGGGTTTCATATATTGTAATGATCGCGATTTGACGTCTATTCCTACAGGAATCCCAGAGGATGCAACCACCCTCTTCCTTCAGAACAATCAAATAAATAATGCTGGGATTCCTTCAGAACTGAAGAACTTGCTTAGGGTGGAAAGAATATATTTATACCGCAACAGCCTAGATGAATTCCCCACTAACCTCCCTAAGTACATTAAGGAACTGCATTTGCAGGAGAACAATATAAGGACCATTACTTATGATTCACTTTCAAAAATTCCTTATCTGGAAGAACTGCATTTGGATGATAATTCTGTTTCTGCCGTTAGCATCGAGGATGGAGCTTTCCGGGACAACATCTATCTCagacttctttttctctctcgAAATCACCTTagcaccattccctggggtTTGCCTAAAACCATAGAAGAGCTACGCTTGGATGATAATCGCATTTCCACAATTTCTGAGCTGTCCCTTCAAGACCTTACAAATCTAAAACGCCTTGTTTTAGATGGAAATCTTCTAAATAATCATGGATTAGGAGACAAAGTCTTCATTAATCTAGTCAATCTTACGGAATTGTCATTGGTCCGCAATTCACTCACAGCTGCACCGGTGAATCTGCCGGGAACAAACCTAAGAAAGCTTTATCTCCAAGAAAACCACATCAACCGCGTGCCACCCAATGCTTTCTCTTACTTACGGCAATTGTACCGACTAGATATGTCCAATAACAATCTCAGCAATTTACCTCAGGGTGTCTTTGATGACCTGGACAACATCACTCAACTTTTTCTTCGCAACAACCCCTGGCACTGCGGGTGCAAAATGAAATGGGTGCGTGACTGGTTACAGTCACTGCCTTTGAAAGTGAACGTACGTGGACTGATGTGTCAGGCACCAGAAAAAGTACGTGGGATGGCTATCAAAGACCTCAGCGCAGACCTGTTTGACTGTAAGGACGATAGCGTGATAAGCACCGTCCAAATCACTACTGCAGTACCAAACACGTTAtacccagcccagggacactgGCCCATTTCTGTGACCAAACAACCAGATATCAAGACTCCCAACCTAAATAAAAACTACAGAACCACGGTGAGCCCGGTACGCAAAATCATTACAATATTTGTGAAATCCGTAAGCACGGAGACCATCCACATCTCCTGGAAAGTTGCACTACCCATGACTGCTTTGAGACTGAGCTGGCTCAAGATgggccacagccctgcctttgGATCTATAACTGAAACTATAGTTACAGGCGACAGAAGCGACTATTTGCTCACGGCTCTCGAACCGGAGTCGCCGTACCGAGTGTGCATGGTTCCCATGGAAACCAGCAACATCTATCTCTCCGACGAAACACCCGAGTGCATCGAGACCGAGACGGCGCCTCTGAAAATGTACAACCCTACCACCACCCTCAACCGGGAGCAGGAGAAAGAACCTTACAAAAACTCCAGCTTGCCCTTGGCCGCCATCATCGGCGGCGTGGTGGCGCTGGTGGCCATAGGGCTGCTGGCCCTGGTCTGCTGGTACGTGCACAGAAACGGGTCCCTGTTCTCCCGGAACTGCACCTACAGCAAGGGACGCCGGAGAAAAGACGACTATGCCGAAGCGGGAACCAAGAAGGATAACTCCATCTTGGAAATCAGGGAGACTTCTTTCCAGATGATACCAATTACCAGTGACCAAGTGTCCAAGGAGGAGTTTGTAATACACACCATTTTCCCACCTAATGGCATGAATCTGTACAAGAACAGCCACAGTGAAAGCAGTAGTAACAGGAGCTACAGAGACAGTGGTATTCCAGATTCAGATCATTCACACTCATGATACTGAGGGACGTGAaagactggtttgggttttgttgggttttttgggtttgttttgttttttaaagaaaacaagaaaagactGACTTAACAGTTGCTGTTCTACTGCAAAACACTGGATTAAAAGACTGACAAAGCAATGTACTGTACATTTGccatataatttatatttaagaaCTTTTTATTAAAAGTTTCAAATTTCAGGCTACTGCTGCGATTAATGTAGTGGGGATACCTGACCACAATTctatattttagtattttttagtAATTTGTACTGTATTTTCCTTGCTAATATTGAAGTTACAGACCATTTAACTTTTGTGTTCTACTGAGTAAGATGACTTGTTGACTGTGAAAGTGAATTTTCTTGCCGTGTTGAGCAGTCAGAACATTCATCTGAGATCCTTGTAAGTGTAAGCACAGGTCATTTTTCACTTTGGTATCAATAAAATAATGTTGAACCTGGCAAGTCAGGAAGAGCAAAAATGGCTACAAAAAACTCACAGAACTTCCAGTGTTGGGTCTATTAAATCTGTAAACCACAACAATATTCAATAAACAAAAATGTGTGTAGTAATGGGCAATATCAGCTGTCTGGATATATCCATTCAACAGTGGTGAAATCCAGTTTAAATGAGAACAAGCAAATTGATGATATGCATGAGACTGAAGCTTTTGGCAAGTgtttaaaaaatcccataatCCCTAgaggaaagcaaaaccaaattccaaacaaataattaaaaaaaaaaaaaaggtaggcTCTACAAACCAAAGGGGTAGATACAGTTCAGGAATAGTTTTTTGGTTATCAGAGTCAGTGGTCTGTATATTACAGGCAAAATGGATGCTCACTGGCATTTGGGAGACAAGGGCAGGCAACACTTCgaaactgctttgaaaagaaaaagggctGAAAGTGCAGTTTCACAAGAAAGGGGAGCAGGACAAAACCCAAGGCAGTAAGTGCAGGGTCTTAAAAAAACTGTGGTCCCAGAGGTGAGCAGAAAAACGGAGAATGCAGCTCTTCTGAAGCATATACGAGTCTGTGTTCAGTGTAATGCTGTTACAGTCAGGAATACTGCCCATTACTGTCACAGTTATCCAGAAATTCCTTGGTAAATCTGTAAGGTAACATGTTTCTTTCTGCCTTCCTGCTGAACTATGAGCTATTATGTTTAAACCCCAAGCCACTCTTTGTTGCAATAATCATTCTGTTTCTTCAACTAAAAACCAAAGTGCTTTGTATGCCCTTTGGCCAGTCTTGTGTGTGCCTTGATCCAACACTACGTGTATCAAGCTtttaaaaactaagaaaaaaggaaataataaaatacccACCTTTTCATACATAACTTAACTATGAAAAATACTGGTCTTATTCATGAATGAAGCTGAAAAACTACTTCAGAATTATGCTGCACCTCTGCAGTGCTCTGATAAGAAACCCACTCGGAAGCTACTACTTCTCAGGTCATGAGCTTCTGTGTTCAGGTTAACAGTATTACCCTTGCAGGTTTTCTTCATTATTAATCACTTGGAAAAAAAGTTTTCACAACAGTGAACAGTGTGAACAAtgaaagggagggaaggaaccCTCTGAAGtacagggattttttaaaagaaacagcaaatgaaaaatttaatacTTCAGATAATATCTCAGACCATAAGGAATGTATACCAAATGCAGTTTAATTCTATGAGAATTTTAGTGGTGCTTGGCCTGTATGTTTCTTTAAGAGCAGTAAAGAATGAGAGAGTGACCAACACCGAGACTAACAGTTTCAGCGATCAGCCTGCAAATCAATCTCCTACCAGGGATCCATTTAACTCCACAGACCCAAAATTTCCAGTAACACACTTTTTTTTATCCTCATTTTCCAGATGTGCCCAGGGAAGCTCCTCTCCAAACTCCCTGCACCATGGAATTGTTGACACATCACTTTCAAAAATGTCTCCTGCAGTTCCTGAGCAGTGGAGGCACTCAGCATTGTGCTTCCTTACTGACCTTGGACAAGCCATGGAGCATTGAATGGATCCATGGAAAGGAGAGTGTAACACTCAGCTCAGTGAAATGCACCAAACAAGACTGTTTTGCTCTGTTGTCCCATCAGGTGCCAGTCTAGGGAAGGGCAAGAAAGCCAAGACTGAGCATGTAGAGCCTCATTATGTTGATGTTCAAAAAGCTTCCCAAGCAATGAGCCGGGAAGGAAAATGACAGAGAGGGACTGGACAGACCTGTTCTTTGTCTGCACTCACACAGGGGCATCCCTGATACCTGAGCCCATGAAATGGCTGGGTCACTGGCAAGAGAGCCTAGTTCTTTGCCAGCAGTTCTCCAGTTACAACATTAAACAGGTTTTGTTGGATTTTCAAGCTATTTGAAAACCTGTGTCTCAGTTTGGCTCCAAATTGATgtgaaaaaagtaaaacaacacTCAATGAGTGCTTTGCCTTCTGAGGCACCTAAGCCAGAAGTGCCTGGTAATGGTATGTACCAACTCCAGTGATGCCACACAAAGTCATTAGGGTATAAAAAAGTTGGCATTTGAAGAGATAATTGTATGATTAAGTAAATGTaagtaaaattacttttttatgtGACATTTTTGCCTGTGAGGCAGTCGTGTACAAATCCAAAGCAAATTCAGTACATCAGCCCAGTTGTTCCTACTTCATCTTCCACCAGCAAGAGTGAAAACctggacagggctctgcctTCCTCAGGCAACCAGGAGTGCTGGTGTCCTCTTAGCACATGTGATGTCAATGCAAAAAATGGCACACTGGAGTGTACAAGACCTTCCTGGGGTTCTACAGGAGCTCTTACTCCACACACAtaacattaaaattaatttggcaAGTGAAAGATTGCTCTCAAACCAaactgtgttttttcctttggctgtTGATACAAAGTTCTGTTCCTCTCCATGTCAGGCCCATCTCCTCAAGGCTGCTGCTcatcctggtgctgcagctgctgcatgcAGTGCTCCCCAGCACCACCATGAATCCCTTCAGTCAGACAGGTATATATGCAGGCAAAGCAGATTACTGCAGTAGGCACTTTATCCAGCACGTTTATCAAATGCCATTAAACCACATTAAATTTATCTCAATTTCCAAATTCCATGTTATTTCTGTGTGCTATTCAATATTCAATTGTGGAGCAaggggtgggatttttttcagtgttgcctaaacctgtgtgcagagttCACTTGATCAGTGCTCTCCATATTCAAATACTACGCTAATTATCTTTTACATTCTTTATCATTGtccctttttaaatttatattgcTATCCTGAATTGCCCACAGTTCTGTTTTAATCTGAAAGCTGTCTCCAAAAACACCCTGGTACTTTCTCATCTTGGCACCTTCCAGAActagggccaggagctggactcagtgatcctgatgggtccttTGAATTCAgtttattctatgattctgtgagaAACTTGCTTCATTTATAAGCTGTTACTTCCTAGCTTTCTACCAGAGCCTGATGTGCAGCaactgttggggttttttaattggtttttttttcttctggctttAACAGTACCAAATTCTAAGTATTATGTTCTTGGAACACAGTTTCCATCTCTCCTGCTAATGCACTAGTGAGCATGCAAGCTATCTTGTGCCAATGCTGTACATATTGAATGTAGAGCAGCAAATGCAATAAAGCAAGAGCAAAAGTAATAAAGGCTTATTtgctattaaaataatttactgaTGACATAATGCACTAAAGCGTATATAGACTTCCCTGCTAAGAGGATAAAATTTTGTACATTCACCTGCAGCTAAAGTTGGATAAGATCTCCAGAAGTGAGCTGGCAGATGCCATCTGCATCAATTTACCCAAACCACATTTGTTTGAGATAGTTTTGGGCAGAACCATAATTCACATGGGTACTCTCCACTTTCAGAATGCCTTAATCTTACTTCCAAATCCGTATGTTGTTTCAGCATCACCTAGAGACTGATCTTTGTCCatcactgatttttctttaaagcatgAAGTTACTCCATACCTGAGGAGTTTTCATCTTCCAAACTAGCCCAGAGTGGTTCCATTAGAGAGAAAAAGCTCGTGACTGAATTCAGACATcagaattttactttttttcttttctttgcaaatgAATTTAATTTTGGAGTGGTGGATAAGAGTCCTACCCTTGTGATGAAATTAGAGCCCTTTCAAACACTCTGAAGGTACAGCCATGACAAAGGTATTAAATTCTGGACACAACTgttttaaaagtgttttcttttggtAAACATGAATGTTTGATTTAATAGTTCTTTCATCAAATCATTGCCTGCTTCTCTCGAAAAAACTAGAAAAGAGCAGAATGTAATCTGAGTAAAAGGGTGGCAAAGCAGATGCTCAAAACAAGCATCACCTTGTTTTCTCAGCCCAGGACATCAAGTAAGATACTCACAGCACGGCAGTCTTTAAGTGATGCCTGAGGAACATTTCTCCCCTGGGGGAAAGCAAGACACTTCAAATGGGTGTTAAAAAAACATTCTCTGGATTTTTGATGGTCTAAGGCAAAGGCATACAATACATATTTTGGCAACCAAGCAAATGTCCATCATGCATGGACATCATAAATGCCCTATGCCTGAAACCTGCAGCTCAGGACTGCAGATGTGAATTTCCCAACTTCAACTGCTTTTCAAAgccccttttttgttttcttagaaTGAAAATTTAATGGAGTCACAGTATAAAACCCCTCAAAATTACCAACATGAGctgaaaaaatctttttgatATCTGAAGCTGGACCTTCTAAGCTTAGCAAGAACACTCATAAATAAGTTATAAAAATAGAAGGATCTTAATAGGGCTAATTAAATAATCTGACTTGTTCAAGCTGGTTGATAGTGTTCATATAGGCTGATGCTCTGTCCTGAACAGCCCTCTTAAGTCATCAAAAAGAGGGAGCAGATCATAGCCAAGTgccagcacacactgctgtCCCCTTGCTGAGCTTAAGGAATGCCTATCTAtagacagagctggggaaggtcTAACTGTTCCAACTCCAGGGGCTGCACCACGTTCTTTAATCACTAACTGTGGGAACATCATTTACAAAAGGATGGAATTATGCACATTATGCATAATTTAATGTCACTAAtttatgcaaaatatttaaaaatttatttagcTCAGAACTGCACATGCAATTTATGTAATACCGCTTTCCTCCAGTGGCTTAGTCCCTGATAAATGCCTACTAGGAAACTGGCTTTCCACATGAAAACAGATGGGTTTTGTGGCTGTGGGGACCAGTTTTGTTAAAtattctttctggttttttttttttcttttgtcattaggaacaataaataattttactgcAAACCTTTCCATTTTTAATGGGACACAAATTCAACTGGttgataattttaaatgaagacCCTCAGACACAGCAGGTGCTGGTGTGATAAAAGATGTCCCTACAAACTCTGCTTTTCCATCTCACCTCACAATAATGCTTTCCAGGGTTTTAACTTGAAGCCTTGCTTTTATTGCAAGGATTGCAAAAAGGTAATGAAATCTGTTTTCACTACTGTGAGATCAAAAGCAGGGACTTATAAATTTTGAGATGCACACGAGCAGTTGTTTTACATAATACAGGTGTGGCTTAGAAGCAGCATCTTTCAGGCTACATTGCACACAGAAGCCAAGGCAAATCAGCCTTTGTCCACCTCTGAGCCCGCTATATAAACAAAATTTCCTGAATTACTAGACCAAGCATCAGCAGCTTGAACAGGCAGCACAAGAAGGCCTCCTTACCTCACATATCCTCTTCAGCTACTGCTTTGTGTGTGTAAAGTGGAGTTTATTTGGCTTCTTCgagtgttttttttcctatggatTCAATGAGGAAGTACAAAAGtaaccatttttaaaaaggtaaaCCCTTCTACCAAGGAAGGCTGACAAAGCAGAGGATTTAAGAAATTGTGTTTTAACTATTACTCCAGAATTACATCCCAAATACAAGCCTATGTAAACTTCCTGATGGTGTGCATAATATGCTCACCCCCTGTTTAAGCCACATTTAATGGACATGAGTTATTTGCATTGCACTCCTCCTcaaactgttttcattttctgcacaGTTTGAGTGTGGATAGGTACAGAATCTGtggtattttgtttgtttacctGGTTTCAGTAATCTTCTCAAAAAACATTAAGACACTTATTTCCAAAGCCTGATGGAATAAATTACTGCCCACGAGGAACATGAGCTTATTAACAGAAAGAAAGCCATATACAGGGAAATGCTAACCCAGTGAGTAAATACAATTTTATGGCATTAGCTGATAACACAGAACCTCTGCCTAATGTCtttaaagcaattattttaCCTTATGAACTCCTTAATGGCATGTAACCTACTTCATCCTCTAAAAACCTTTTCATTTCTCCCTGATACAGAAATAACATACAGcatgctaaaataaaaattaagaaaaacacCACAGTACTGCCAGGTCTAGGAAGTTTTTCTGGTTGCTGAAATTCAGCATTTTGCAGCCAAATGAAGCAGTCAGGAGAATATCAGTGGTAGAGCTAAATTGCTGACCTCATGCAATTTCCTtggataaaggaaaaaaggcagtgATGGAACTGCATGTAAGACCTcaccagcccagccatggtTGTCTCAGACAGAGCCTCACCTCTCCCACTTACAAACCCTGGTGTTTTTGATTACAGGAATATTTGTCAGTACCTTTAAGGGTCAAAAAGGTTGAGCACCAGCAGGACAACCACCATCTCTAGGTTATTCtttctactcttttttttttctttgttaattAAATGCAGCTCATTCAGAGCATTTGTCCAGTAAACAGGACTGTTATGCATGTAAAAACCTCTTCATTGCTAATCACACTTGTTGGCACATAGTGGGATAGTGCTGAACCCTCCTTAAATAGTTTGCACTTAAATCCAGGGCAGGCAcatcacaaaatattttccctggAAATCACTATTTCCTGAACTTAGAGATACATGATGTTAAGAGTGGGGGAAACAAGGTAACAATATATTCCTAAGAAGTTGCTCTTACCACTGTTGCTTTCCCATGTTCCATATACAAGTTTAAGAAAGTCCAAATAAACAAGATGAGTTAAAGAGAATTTTGGAGGAGAAATGCAACACCACAAAATCACATTTCTACTACTGAGAATTGAATtatgctaaaaaaaaagaacaactaCTTTGTTTATTGCACCTTATCTGTCTCAGGAAATGCTCAGGTCTTTCATTATCTGCTGGCCTAGGGACAGAGCTGCACTGATCAATGTTCCTTGGGTACAGACAGAGGCATTAAAAGAAGCCAAATACACCTGAACAAAACTAATAGGGACTGgttttgtctgaaaaaaaaaaaaaaaattgttcgaaatttctgtgttttgttggaAACATTTTGTCCCAGCCTCTGAAATCTATTACCACCCTACACTAttctttaaaaaagcaaaaaacaaacaatttaTCTTTCAAGCATGGAAAACTTGATGTAATGCCAAGTTTTACCTATAAATAAGTTTTCAAGGTTTTGTGTATATGACTTCATCCCCAATGCTA
This window of the Ammospiza nelsoni isolate bAmmNel1 chromosome 3, bAmmNel1.pri, whole genome shotgun sequence genome carries:
- the FLRT3 gene encoding leucine-rich repeat transmembrane protein FLRT3 — translated: MISVTWSIFLVWTKIGLLLDMAPYSVSAKSCPSVCRCDVGFIYCNDRDLTSIPTGIPEDATTLFLQNNQINNAGIPSELKNLLRVERIYLYRNSLDEFPTNLPKYIKELHLQENNIRTITYDSLSKIPYLEELHLDDNSVSAVSIEDGAFRDNIYLRLLFLSRNHLSTIPWGLPKTIEELRLDDNRISTISELSLQDLTNLKRLVLDGNLLNNHGLGDKVFINLVNLTELSLVRNSLTAAPVNLPGTNLRKLYLQENHINRVPPNAFSYLRQLYRLDMSNNNLSNLPQGVFDDLDNITQLFLRNNPWHCGCKMKWVRDWLQSLPLKVNVRGLMCQAPEKVRGMAIKDLSADLFDCKDDSVISTVQITTAVPNTLYPAQGHWPISVTKQPDIKTPNLNKNYRTTVSPVRKIITIFVKSVSTETIHISWKVALPMTALRLSWLKMGHSPAFGSITETIVTGDRSDYLLTALEPESPYRVCMVPMETSNIYLSDETPECIETETAPLKMYNPTTTLNREQEKEPYKNSSLPLAAIIGGVVALVAIGLLALVCWYVHRNGSLFSRNCTYSKGRRRKDDYAEAGTKKDNSILEIRETSFQMIPITSDQVSKEEFVIHTIFPPNGMNLYKNSHSESSSNRSYRDSGIPDSDHSHS